The Artemia franciscana chromosome 11, ASM3288406v1, whole genome shotgun sequence genome has a segment encoding these proteins:
- the LOC136032625 gene encoding uncharacterized protein LOC136032625, whose product MILFRLRDTVDKVRREEQSGFKKGRGCVDQIITLWLIIEKCLSYQTSLVLSLNGNDQVFGSVDRRALANVLSLYDIQDKYIKVISAMYENSTAAFKVGNEASSWLCFKSGVK is encoded by the coding sequence atgatactttttagactgagagatactgtagacaaagttCGAAGAGAAGAACAGAGtggttttaaaaaaggtagaggatgtgtcgaccaaattatCACTCTatggttaataattgagaagtgcctgagttatcaaacatctttggtccttagtttaaACGGTAATGACCAAGTGTTcggttctgttgatagaagagctttagcgaatgtcttatccttgtatgatatacaagacaaatatattaaggtgattagtgctatgtacgagaatagcACTGCAGcgtttaaggtaggaaatgaggctagcAGTTGGCTTTGTTTTAAgtcaggagttaagtag